One genomic window of Aquisalimonas sp. 2447 includes the following:
- a CDS encoding ABC transporter permease, protein MDNAFQAAFELIVAMDPVLIGIVTLSLQVSLTAVLIASLIALPLGAAIALWQFPGRGLLIVMLNALMGLPPVVAGLMVYLMLSRAGPLGQFGLLFTPTAMVIAQTVLILPIVAALSRQVIEELWSEYREQLQSFGVSRLRAIPTLLWDARFSLSTVVLAGFGRASAEVGAVLIVGGNIAGVTRVMTTAIALETNRGNLPLALGLGIILLLLVASVNAVAYFIGEAAKRRLG, encoded by the coding sequence ATGGATAACGCTTTCCAGGCAGCTTTTGAACTGATCGTGGCTATGGACCCGGTGTTGATAGGGATCGTCACGCTGTCGCTGCAGGTGTCGTTGACCGCAGTGTTGATTGCGAGCCTGATCGCGTTACCGCTGGGTGCGGCCATCGCCCTGTGGCAGTTCCCCGGGCGCGGTCTGCTCATCGTGATGCTCAACGCGTTGATGGGGCTGCCGCCGGTGGTGGCGGGGCTCATGGTCTACCTCATGCTCTCGCGGGCGGGACCGCTGGGGCAGTTCGGGTTGTTGTTCACGCCCACGGCCATGGTGATTGCCCAGACAGTACTGATTCTGCCGATCGTCGCGGCGCTGTCGCGCCAGGTCATCGAAGAACTCTGGAGCGAGTACCGCGAACAGCTGCAGTCATTCGGGGTATCGCGCCTGCGCGCCATTCCGACGCTGCTCTGGGATGCCCGTTTCAGCCTCAGCACGGTGGTGCTTGCTGGTTTCGGCCGCGCCAGCGCGGAGGTGGGAGCGGTGTTGATTGTCGGCGGCAATATCGCCGGCGTGACCCGCGTGATGACCACCGCCATCGCCCTGGAGACCAACCGGGGCAATCTTCCGCTGGCGCTGGGCCTGGGGATCATCCTGCTGCTCCTGGTTGCCTCGGTGAACGCCGTGGCCTACTTCATCGGTGAAGCGGCGAAGAGGCGGCTGGGATGA